In the Granulosicoccus antarcticus IMCC3135 genome, GAACCATGTTCGAGGCTTTGACAGACAGGTTGGCCAGTAGATAGGCAACCGGATAGCCCAGCAGAATGCAACTGAAGGTGATGGCCATACTGAGAAAGATGGTGCGAACGAACAGGGTCAGATAGATGCGTTCATTCTCCGGCTTGCTTTCTATACCGGCCTCTGTTCGTTCAGCATCGATCGAGGCGAGAAAATAGCTGTCGACGATGGTGGGTGACAATCTCTTGATGGCCTGCCAGTTATCAAGCTCCAGCCAACCCTTGTCGATATCGGCGAACTGGGTTTTGAAGTCATCGCTGGGAAATGTTGCCAGATTGCCCGGTAGGCCCTCGAACAGGGCGCCAGCCTCTGCGTTATTACCCGAGATGAAAGAGGTGATCTTCGACTCTGGCATAACAGCCAGGTCGTGATACAGAGCCGCGTAGGAAAAGCCGTATGGGATGATAGCTGCCGGATCCGCATCATCACCCTCTTCGGACTTTAGCCAGGCAGCCCAGTTTTTCCAGGATTGGGCCGTGGCGGGAAACTGAGCCGGCCAGGCCTTCATGGCGCGCAGGGTATTCCAGGCTTCAGGTGTTTCCCAGGCGGGGTTGATGGCGACAAAGGCGGATTTGGCCGCTTCATTGTCGAGTTTCTTTATGCGTCGGCCGCTTTTACGAAATACGCTTGAAATGCCGGGCTGGTCGTAGTTCAACCGGCTGCCAAGGCGTGTATGAATTTTCTTTTCCTGAGCCAGCATCATGTCATCTGCCAGTGCAGCGTAGACAGCTTCAGGGGGGAGCTCACCGGTGCCAGAGTCCCAGCTCACCAGGGCGCGGACGGTGCCCGGGATGGTGTCTTCGACAATATTGTTTTCTACCGATCGAAACAGCATGTCGCCAATAGGCATGACAAAGCTGAAAAAAACGAAGAGCAATAGTGGGGCGATCATCAATAGTGCGCGCAATTTCTCGCGGCGTAAAGCGCGAGCCAGGCTACGTTTGAGCGGCTCTCCATTCTTGGTGAGCGTGGCAGACTCGCTGCGGGTCTGTGAGGGTAAAGATGACTGAGTAGATGCGCTCAAGACCGGGGGTTCCTCGTTCCGTATTCGTGAAATGGCTGTTCGAGGTTGAGGCAGATTGCCCGGCGTCTTGTCAGACTCCGGGCAATCTGCGTCAGGCAATGCAGGGGCTAGCTGCAATACCAATCAGATAATGCTAGTTGAAACGCAGTGGATTAGCGCGATAACCATGATTGGAATTTGGCATCCAGATCGTCGCGATTGTCAGCCCACCACTCGTAGTTGTACAGGAATGTATTGGTCGCGTTGGCAGGATCGGTTGGCATATGTGGAGCCATGTCGATTCCCAGATCAGCATGCTTGCCTACGAGTGGAGCTGACGATTGTCGGGCAGGTCCGTAGGAAATGTACTGGGACTGATCGGCCAGACGCTGGGTGTCTGTGGCGAACATGATGTAGTGCAGAGCGCGATTACGGCGCTCGTCACTCAGACCCGCTGGAATGATCCAACCATCCAGATCGAAAACCTGAGCGTCCCACAACATGGCAACGGGCTGCTTCTGCTCTTCAATGACAGAAAAGAGGCGACCATTGTAGGTTGATCCGATGACGGCTTCACCATCAGCGAGCAGCTGTGGTGTTTCAGCACCTGCTGACCACCAGATAACGTCGTCTTTGATGGTTGCCAGCTTGGCCAGTGCCTGTGTCACACCTTCGTCAGTGCTCAGAACGTCATAGACATCTTCTTTGGCAACACCGTCGCAAATCAGTGCCCATTCAACGTTGTTGATTGGACGCTTTTCCAATGCACGTTTGCCGGGGAAGGTGGCTGTGTCGAAAACGTCACAAATATCTTCTGGTGCCTTGTCACCCCAGGCTTCCACATCGGTTCTGTAACCAAAGGTTGTGGAATAGACAATTTGCGGGATGAAACAATCGGAGACCAGCAGGTCGCCGAAATCTTCTGAAGCCGGGGTGCCATCGGGTGCATCTGCCAGCATGGTGTCAGGATCAATTTCCATCGCCAGACCTTCGTCGCATAGTCGGATAGCGTCTGATGCAACAACATCAACCACGTCCCAAGTCACGTTATTGGCTTCGTTCATGGCTCGCAGTTTTGCAACCGCTTCATTGGATGATTCGTCGTTGATGATCTCGACGCCAGTCAATGCAGAGTAAGGCTTGCTATAGGCTTCGATCTGGGAGTTGGAATAAGCTCCACCCCAGGAAACGATGGTCAGAGAATCAACACAGTCTTCACAATCGGGTAGTTCATCGGCTGCCGAAGCGGCCATGGCAACTGCGCTCAGTGCGAAAGCACCGGCGAGTCCAGCAATTAACTTCATGGAGGATCTCCTTTATAGATTCCGTGTAAAGCCTAACATATGAGCGGCATAACTCTGATGAACAGAGCGCACCAATCGAGGGCAAACATAGGACGATTCACTTTGTTTTAGCGCGATTGCAGTGCATTCGACTAAAAAAAGAGAAGGGATACGTAGTTAACAATTATGAACACATGTTAAAAAAGAGTGCTTCGCTCGTTCAGCTGACTGGATCCAATGCCTTTGCATCGACTGCGCTCCAGCCCAGCCGGTATGACTCACCTTCGACGGGGGTGGTGTTACGACCCCCGTTGGGTAATTTGACAATGAACTCATTGTTGCTGGCTACGCTCATCACGATGCGTAAATGGTCACCCAGATAGAGCACCTCCTTGACCACGCCGTTCACGATGTTGTCACGGGCTTCGGATGGTTCCAGTTCGACACGCTCGGGTCGCAGGGACACGGTAGATCGCGAGCCGACACCTTCGATATTGACCGCCTCAGCATGGATTTCAGTGCCGTCATCAAGCAGCAGAGTGCAGCGCTCGCCTTCATGGGCAGTGACTCGGCCTGAGAGTTTGTTGTTCTCTCCGATGAATTGCGCCACGAATGAATTCTGCGGGCTTTCATACAGGGCATCGGGTGAGGAGAGTTGCTGGATGACACCATCCTGAAACACGGCAACGCGGTCGGACATGGTGAGTGCTTCTGTCTGGTCGTGCGTCACATAGACAACGCTGACCCCGAGACTTTCATGAATATGCTTGATCTCGTATTGCATTTGCTCGCGCAGTTGCTTATCCAGAGCCCCGAGAGGTTCATCCATCAGCACCAGATCAGGATCGAACACCAGCGCACGAGCTACCGCAACACGTTGTTGCTGACCGCCGGAGAGCTGCGCTGGGCGCCGATTACCGAAAGCTCCCAATTCAACCATATCCAGCGCACGCTTGACCTTGGCATCTCGTTCACTCTTGCCCATCTTGCGTATCTCCAGCGGAAAAGCAAGATTCTCGGCCACGCTCATATGGGGAAACAGCGCATAGTTCTGGAAGACCATGCCAATGCCACGCTTGCGCGGCGGTACATTATTGATAGGTTTGTCGTTCAGGAAAATCTCGCCATGGGTGGCCGGTTCAAAACCTGCCAGCATCATCAGGCAGGTTGTCTTGCCTGAGCCTGAGGGGCCGAGCATGGTGACGAATTCACCCGGACTGATATCCAGGTTCAGGTCCTTGACAACCAGTACGACACCGTCGTAGCTTTTTTGCACGTGATCGAAACGTACGGCTGCGCCGCGTATGTCGGGTGATGAAGAAGCCTTGGCTGTCGCATTCATGGTATCTGTCAAACCCTTGTTTCGTGTGGACTGCGCAGATAATGCAGTGATGCCAGCAGCGGGTCAAGCGTTCTGCAAAGCGGTGACGATGTCTGACGACTCGAACGCAGATGATTAAAAGAGACTCACGGCTAGTCCGCATTGAGCGCTGCACAATGGTGCGTGGCGCACGTAAATCTGGCAGTCGTGGGAAATTTGCAGCGCGGCTAATTTGAGAGGCCA is a window encoding:
- a CDS encoding ABC transporter ATP-binding protein codes for the protein MNATAKASSSPDIRGAAVRFDHVQKSYDGVVLVVKDLNLDISPGEFVTMLGPSGSGKTTCLMMLAGFEPATHGEIFLNDKPINNVPPRKRGIGMVFQNYALFPHMSVAENLAFPLEIRKMGKSERDAKVKRALDMVELGAFGNRRPAQLSGGQQQRVAVARALVFDPDLVLMDEPLGALDKQLREQMQYEIKHIHESLGVSVVYVTHDQTEALTMSDRVAVFQDGVIQQLSSPDALYESPQNSFVAQFIGENNKLSGRVTAHEGERCTLLLDDGTEIHAEAVNIEGVGSRSTVSLRPERVELEPSEARDNIVNGVVKEVLYLGDHLRIVMSVASNNEFIVKLPNGGRNTTPVEGESYRLGWSAVDAKALDPVS
- a CDS encoding ABC transporter permease, which codes for MSASTQSSLPSQTRSESATLTKNGEPLKRSLARALRREKLRALLMIAPLLLFVFFSFVMPIGDMLFRSVENNIVEDTIPGTVRALVSWDSGTGELPPEAVYAALADDMMLAQEKKIHTRLGSRLNYDQPGISSVFRKSGRRIKKLDNEAAKSAFVAINPAWETPEAWNTLRAMKAWPAQFPATAQSWKNWAAWLKSEEGDDADPAAIIPYGFSYAALYHDLAVMPESKITSFISGNNAEAGALFEGLPGNLATFPSDDFKTQFADIDKGWLELDNWQAIKRLSPTIVDSYFLASIDAERTEAGIESKPENERIYLTLFVRTIFLSMAITFSCILLGYPVAYLLANLSVKASNMVLILVLLPFWTSLLVRTSAWKVLLQQQGVINDLLVWAGIISDAGRLVMINNMTGTIIAMTHILLPFMILPLFSVMKTISPTYMRAARSMGASDSMAFWRIYFPNTVPGIGAGSILVFILSIGYYITPELVGGTKGVFISNRIAYHISSSLNWGLAAALGSILLVLVMALYWTYDRIVGIDNVKLG
- a CDS encoding extracellular solute-binding protein, whose amino-acid sequence is MKLIAGLAGAFALSAVAMAASAADELPDCEDCVDSLTIVSWGGAYSNSQIEAYSKPYSALTGVEIINDESSNEAVAKLRAMNEANNVTWDVVDVVASDAIRLCDEGLAMEIDPDTMLADAPDGTPASEDFGDLLVSDCFIPQIVYSTTFGYRTDVEAWGDKAPEDICDVFDTATFPGKRALEKRPINNVEWALICDGVAKEDVYDVLSTDEGVTQALAKLATIKDDVIWWSAGAETPQLLADGEAVIGSTYNGRLFSVIEEQKQPVAMLWDAQVFDLDGWIIPAGLSDERRNRALHYIMFATDTQRLADQSQYISYGPARQSSAPLVGKHADLGIDMAPHMPTDPANATNTFLYNYEWWADNRDDLDAKFQSWLSR